In Monodelphis domestica isolate mMonDom1 chromosome 3, mMonDom1.pri, whole genome shotgun sequence, the following proteins share a genomic window:
- the PHETA1 gene encoding sesquipedalian-1 isoform X1 — protein MKLNERSLAFYATCDSPADNTGFLYKKGERHTAYHKRWFVLKGNMLFYFEDRDSREPVGVIILEGCTVELCEAAEEFAFAIRFAGARSRTYILAADSQPAMEAWVKALSRASFDYMRLVVRELEQQLEQMRSGGRQRPEALVPPRRERSLPSAGPKENGCAVWSHEAPSLANGTLPRTGHEGAPRPPPIPPRRKPSSGPSPAPLLVPAPLLVPETPFTPGATPFSRLHDWYGQEILALRRPKFTLPTQDHATALGSLGSCSPEESSGLPPSSPGIIRKTVLPLRSPEAPAADGE, from the exons ATGAAGCTGAATGAGCGGAGTCTGGCTTTCTACGCTACCTGCGACTCTCCGGCCGACAACACGGGCTTCCTGTACAAGAAGGGGGAGCGCCACACGGCCTACCACAAGCGCTGGTTCGTGCTCAAGGGGAACATGCTCTTCTACTTCGAGGACCGGGACAGCCGCGAGCCGGTGGGCGTCATCATCCTGGAGGGCTGCACGGTGGAGCTGTGCGAGGCCGCCGAGGAGTTCGCCTTCGCCATCCGCTTCGCCGGCGCCCGTTCTCGCACGTACATCCTGGCAGCCGACAGCCAGCCCGCCATGGAGGCCTGGGTCAAGGCCCTGTCCCGGGCCAGCTTCGACTACATGCGACTGGTGGTGCGCGAGTTGGAGCAGCAGCTGGAGCAGATGCGCTCGGGAGGCAGGCAGAGGCCCGAAGCCCTGGTGCCCCCCCGGAGGGAACGCTCGCTGCCCTCGGCCGGCCCCAAGGAGAACGGCTGTGCCGTGTGGAGTCACGAGGCCCCCAGCCTGGCCAACGGCACCCTCCCCAGGACGGGCCACGAGGGGGCCCCTCGACCCCCGCCCATCCCTCCCCGCCGCAAGCCCTCCTCAGGCCCCAGCCCCGCCCCTCTGCTAGTCCCCGCCCCTCTGCTGGTCCCCGAGACGCCTTTCACGCCTGGCGCCACCCCCTTCTCCAGGCTCCACGACTGGTACGGACAGGAGATCCTGGCCCTCCGGA GGCCGAAGTTTACTCTTCCTACCCAAGATCACGCCACGGCTCTGGGAAGTCTTGGGAGCTGCTCACCGGAGGAGAGCTCGGGCCTCCCTCCATCCTCTCCCGGCATCATAAGGAAAACCGTTCTGCCCCTGCGTTCTCCCGAGGCCCCTGCTGCGGATGGGGAGTGA
- the PHETA1 gene encoding sesquipedalian-1 isoform X2, translating into MKLNERSLAFYATCDSPADNTGFLYKKGERHTAYHKRWFVLKGNMLFYFEDRDSREPVGVIILEGCTVELCEAAEEFAFAIRFAGARSRTYILAADSQPAMEAWVKALSRASFDYMRLVVRELEQQLEQMRSGGRQRPEALVPPRRERSLPSAGPKENGCAVWSHEAPSLANGTLPRTGHEGAPRPPPIPPRRKPSSGPSPAPLLVPAPLLVPETPFTPGATPFSRLHDWYGQEILALRSEWQQSRGQP; encoded by the coding sequence ATGAAGCTGAATGAGCGGAGTCTGGCTTTCTACGCTACCTGCGACTCTCCGGCCGACAACACGGGCTTCCTGTACAAGAAGGGGGAGCGCCACACGGCCTACCACAAGCGCTGGTTCGTGCTCAAGGGGAACATGCTCTTCTACTTCGAGGACCGGGACAGCCGCGAGCCGGTGGGCGTCATCATCCTGGAGGGCTGCACGGTGGAGCTGTGCGAGGCCGCCGAGGAGTTCGCCTTCGCCATCCGCTTCGCCGGCGCCCGTTCTCGCACGTACATCCTGGCAGCCGACAGCCAGCCCGCCATGGAGGCCTGGGTCAAGGCCCTGTCCCGGGCCAGCTTCGACTACATGCGACTGGTGGTGCGCGAGTTGGAGCAGCAGCTGGAGCAGATGCGCTCGGGAGGCAGGCAGAGGCCCGAAGCCCTGGTGCCCCCCCGGAGGGAACGCTCGCTGCCCTCGGCCGGCCCCAAGGAGAACGGCTGTGCCGTGTGGAGTCACGAGGCCCCCAGCCTGGCCAACGGCACCCTCCCCAGGACGGGCCACGAGGGGGCCCCTCGACCCCCGCCCATCCCTCCCCGCCGCAAGCCCTCCTCAGGCCCCAGCCCCGCCCCTCTGCTAGTCCCCGCCCCTCTGCTGGTCCCCGAGACGCCTTTCACGCCTGGCGCCACCCCCTTCTCCAGGCTCCACGACTGGTACGGACAGGAGATCCTGGCCCTCCGGAGTGAGTGGCAGCAAAGCCGAGGCCAGCCGTGA